Genomic DNA from Cognatishimia sp. WU-CL00825:
AAACTCCTTTAGGGTGCAAGCCGAGATCGACTCGCGCAACAAGCTCTCTGCTGCCGTTGATATCGGTTTGCTGATGACAGAAACAGCGCAAAATCGTCATCTTTTGGTGCCGCGACGCCGCGTTTGTTGCAAATGTTGCGTGATGCGAGCGCTAACGTCGGGTTGGGCGTCTTTGGCCCCGGTCCAAAACCAGCACTAATTGGGGCTTAGCGGTTTGCCCCGGGCACCCAAAGAACATCTTGTTCGCCAGCATCGTTGGCCAGACGCGCGGCAACAAAAAACCAGTCAGACAGCCGGTTTAGGTAGGTCACCACGTGGGGGTTTACCTCGGCAAGGCTGGACAATTCGGTGGTCAAGCGTTCGGCGCGTCGCGCTACGGTGCGACACACATGCAAATGCGCCGACAGAGCAGAGCCACCCGGCAGGATAAAGCTGCGCAGCGGCGAAAGCTGGCTGTTCATCGCGTCGATTTCGGTTTCCAGCCGCGTGACTTGTGCGGCGACCATGCGCAGTGGCGGATAGTCTGCTTGGGCGTCTTTTTCCAAGTCCG
This window encodes:
- a CDS encoding cob(I)yrinic acid a,c-diamide adenosyltransferase produces the protein MVVLNKIYTRTGDKGTTALGNGDRVQKHDARVNSYGTSDELNAFVGVARLQADGEMDAQLALIQNDLFDLGADLCRPDLEKDAQADYPPLRMVAAQVTRLETEIDAMNSQLSPLRSFILPGGSALSAHLHVCRTVARRAERLTTELSSLAEVNPHVVTYLNRLSDWFFVAARLANDAGEQDVLWVPGANR